In one window of Psychrobacter sp. P2G3 DNA:
- a CDS encoding TetR/AcrR family transcriptional regulator, translating into MSDHRDDKIEDILVDSELAKKLVPNKFKFTSQQGRVRRQKLLMGAKKLSETRAINDISLADVCEEAGIPRASAYHFFPNIEAIFLALRFLNAIEILEILTTVETVDYDRWQGYLTALIQRCVNIFHDDQTKAKLIYDTNTPDFEGDSFGEDMDHQIVELVYKRLSERYEMPKFEDIQDILLVTYSIINGVFTLSYRRHASITDNYLQEATTASIAYLRCYLPEKLPRKNR; encoded by the coding sequence ATGAGTGATCATAGAGATGACAAAATAGAAGACATATTGGTCGATTCAGAATTGGCAAAGAAGTTGGTGCCTAATAAGTTTAAGTTTACTAGTCAGCAAGGCCGCGTACGCCGTCAAAAACTGTTGATGGGTGCAAAGAAGCTAAGCGAGACTCGCGCTATTAATGATATTAGTTTAGCTGATGTGTGTGAAGAGGCGGGTATTCCGCGAGCTTCTGCTTATCACTTTTTTCCTAATATTGAAGCGATATTTTTAGCACTGCGTTTCTTAAATGCGATTGAAATTTTAGAAATACTAACCACTGTTGAGACGGTAGACTATGACAGATGGCAGGGTTATTTAACTGCGCTTATCCAACGCTGTGTGAATATCTTTCATGATGATCAAACCAAAGCTAAACTGATTTATGATACTAACACGCCAGATTTTGAAGGTGATAGTTTCGGTGAAGATATGGATCATCAAATCGTTGAGCTAGTCTATAAGCGTTTATCAGAGCGCTATGAGATGCCAAAGTTTGAAGATATACAAGATATACTTCTAGTGACCTATAGTATCATCAACGGCGTATTTACTTTATCTTATCGTCGTCATGCCAGTATCACAGATAATTATTTGCAAGAAGCGACCACTGCATCTATTGCTTACCTGCGTTGCTACTTGCCAGAAAAGTTACCACGCAAAAACCGTTAA